A single Staphylococcus muscae DNA region contains:
- a CDS encoding MerR family transcriptional regulator: protein MSNDTIRRNMPVFPMRVVSQLTELTPRQIRYYETHELIHPFRTDGSKRLFSLNDVEILLSIKHLLEKGFNMKGIKQIMLAEESNALNDEEERLRKQMIVDTTQKPQHESIPLNRGDLSRFFK from the coding sequence ATGAGCAATGATACAATTCGACGTAATATGCCAGTATTTCCGATGCGTGTTGTTAGTCAGTTAACGGAGCTCACACCGAGACAAATTCGTTACTATGAAACACATGAACTGATCCATCCCTTTCGCACAGATGGAAGCAAACGACTTTTTTCATTAAATGATGTAGAAATTCTACTATCTATTAAACATCTATTGGAAAAAGGTTTTAATATGAAAGGGATTAAGCAAATTATGTTAGCAGAAGAAAGCAATGCACTAAATGATGAAGAAGAGCGTCTAAGAAAGCAAATGATCGTGGATACGACACAAAAACCGCAGCACGAATCTATTCCACTAAATCGTGGTGACTTATCGCGCTTTTTTAAATAA